In Streptomyces sp. DG2A-72, one genomic interval encodes:
- a CDS encoding histidine phosphatase family protein produces MSAPAGARPGRGRRVILWRHGQTAWNVERRFQGTTDVALTEAGLAQARRAARLLASLQPDAIVASDLKRAAHTAAELSVLTGLDVTHDEGLRETYAGVWQGLTHEEIIARHGEEYAAWKRGEPVRRGGGELETEVADRAAPVVLRHAEKLPDDGTLVVVSHGGTIRTTIGRLLGLGAHHWESLGGLSNCCWSVLGEGARGWRLLEHNAGTLPEPVLGDDD; encoded by the coding sequence GTGAGCGCCCCCGCCGGCGCGAGGCCGGGCCGGGGCCGCCGCGTCATCCTGTGGCGGCACGGCCAGACCGCGTGGAACGTGGAGCGCCGTTTTCAGGGCACCACGGACGTCGCCCTGACCGAGGCAGGCCTCGCCCAGGCCCGCCGCGCCGCCCGGCTGCTGGCCTCCCTGCAGCCCGACGCGATCGTCGCCTCGGACCTGAAGCGGGCCGCCCACACGGCCGCCGAGCTCTCCGTGCTCACCGGCCTGGACGTGACCCACGACGAGGGGCTGCGCGAGACCTACGCGGGCGTCTGGCAGGGGCTGACGCACGAGGAGATCATCGCCCGGCACGGCGAGGAGTACGCCGCGTGGAAGCGCGGTGAGCCGGTCCGCCGCGGCGGCGGCGAACTGGAGACGGAGGTCGCCGACCGCGCCGCCCCCGTCGTGCTCCGGCACGCCGAGAAACTGCCCGACGACGGCACGCTCGTGGTGGTCAGCCACGGCGGCACGATCCGCACCACCATAGGACGTCTCCTCGGCCTGGGGGCCCACCACTGGGAGAGCCTCGGCGGTCTGTCCAACTGCTGCTGGTCCGTCCTCGGCGAGGGCGCCCGCGGCTGGCGGCTGCTCGAGCACAACGCCGGGACGCTGCCGGAGCCGGTGCTCGGCGACGACGACTGA
- a CDS encoding NADH-quinone oxidoreductase subunit NuoF family protein: MNEALPDVPEVRVVGLPQLTSGFDLVERLDLPMHLKVHGPLEPMGGEQLAKLAENISLKGRGGAGFPFHKKLRSVAEAAIKRGVRPVVVVNGSEDEPACRKDTVLINRAPHLILDGALLCAEALGARTLVVGVTRESTQRSMEAALAERGLSNGRRSALRARVQRNPVRMVTGAAASLIRSIDGGPAIPPGRKISASQSGVGGAPTLLSNAETFAQLAIAARIGPERYGNTGLYDEPGTVMLTVSGAVARPMVIEVPTGVPLRYVLQLAGAPPVPQGVLTGGYHGKWIDAATVNEAIVSRNSLDAVGGSLGAGAILPISQETCPLGESLRVAQWLAEESAGQCGPCYLGLPAAARGMEDILNGGGPAALEALKQVAKNVKRRGACSHPDGSAMFLESTVKAFTDDLAAHVLGNGCGRPVEGVLPLFEGGRTPTGLPGGGEYEENGPSRQKIYVDWTLCRGHGLCADILPEVFELGADGFPTVAQAQVPRYAEAKAVRAVRRCPALALRIEEETQRDKAPARNLPVLSQGRGRRALGR, translated from the coding sequence GTGAACGAGGCCCTGCCCGACGTACCCGAAGTCCGCGTGGTCGGCCTTCCGCAGCTCACGTCTGGCTTCGACCTTGTCGAAAGACTCGATCTGCCCATGCACCTGAAGGTGCACGGGCCGCTTGAACCCATGGGCGGCGAGCAACTCGCCAAGCTCGCCGAGAACATCAGCCTGAAGGGCCGCGGCGGCGCGGGCTTCCCCTTCCACAAGAAGCTGCGCTCGGTCGCCGAGGCGGCGATCAAGCGCGGTGTGCGGCCGGTCGTCGTCGTCAACGGAAGCGAGGACGAACCGGCCTGCCGCAAGGACACGGTGCTCATCAACCGTGCCCCGCATCTGATCCTGGACGGCGCCCTGTTGTGCGCCGAGGCCCTGGGTGCCCGCACGCTCGTGGTGGGGGTCACCCGGGAGTCCACCCAGCGCTCCATGGAAGCCGCACTCGCCGAACGCGGCCTGAGCAACGGCCGTAGGTCGGCGCTCCGCGCGCGCGTGCAGCGCAATCCCGTACGGATGGTCACCGGAGCGGCAGCGTCGCTGATCCGATCCATCGACGGCGGACCGGCGATCCCGCCCGGCCGCAAGATCAGCGCCTCCCAGAGCGGCGTCGGCGGCGCGCCCACCCTGCTGTCCAACGCCGAGACGTTCGCCCAACTCGCCATCGCCGCCCGCATCGGCCCGGAGCGCTACGGCAACACCGGCCTGTACGACGAGCCAGGCACCGTCATGCTCACGGTCTCCGGCGCGGTCGCCCGCCCCATGGTGATCGAGGTCCCCACCGGAGTGCCGTTGCGTTACGTCCTGCAGCTCGCCGGCGCCCCGCCGGTCCCGCAGGGCGTGCTGACCGGCGGCTACCACGGCAAGTGGATCGACGCCGCGACGGTCAACGAGGCGATCGTCTCCCGCAACTCGCTGGACGCGGTGGGCGGTTCGCTCGGCGCCGGCGCGATTCTGCCGATCAGCCAGGAGACCTGCCCGCTGGGCGAGTCGCTGCGCGTGGCCCAGTGGCTGGCCGAGGAGAGCGCGGGACAGTGCGGTCCCTGCTACCTCGGTCTGCCGGCCGCGGCGCGCGGCATGGAGGACATCCTCAACGGCGGCGGTCCGGCCGCCCTGGAGGCCCTCAAGCAGGTCGCCAAGAACGTGAAGCGGCGCGGCGCGTGCTCCCACCCCGACGGCTCCGCGATGTTCCTCGAGTCGACCGTCAAGGCCTTCACCGACGACCTCGCGGCGCACGTCCTCGGAAACGGCTGCGGAAGGCCCGTGGAGGGCGTTCTGCCGCTCTTCGAGGGCGGCAGGACCCCGACGGGCCTCCCGGGCGGCGGCGAGTACGAGGAGAACGGCCCCAGCCGCCAGAAGATCTACGTCGACTGGACGCTCTGCCGCGGCCACGGCCTGTGCGCGGACATCCTCCCGGAGGTCTTCGAACTGGGCGCGGACGGCTTCCCGACCGTCGCGCAGGCACAGGTGCCGCGCTACGCGGAGGCCAAGGCGGTGCGTGCGGTGCGCCGTTGCCCCGCCCTCGCCCTGCGCATCGAGGAAGAGACCCAGCGCGACAAGGCGCCGGCCCGCAACCTCCCGGTCCTGTCCCAGGGCCGCGGACGCCGCGCGCTGGGCCGCTGA
- a CDS encoding DegV family protein, with the protein MSRHVAIVTDSTAYLPPRTMERHGITSVPLTVVLGDRALEEGTEISTRSLAQALQKRRPVTTSRPSPEVFAETYRRVAESGATGIVSLHLSAELSGTYDAALVAAREAPVPVRVVDTGMVAMALGFCALAAAEAAESGGTVDEAVTAAEKRAAGTSAYFYVDTLDYLRRGGRIGAAQALLGSALAVKPLLKLEGGRIELLEKVRTASKAIARLEEIVADRAGGAQVDIAVHHLSAHERASALEGRLRARVPGLADLHVSEVGAVIGAHTGPGLLGVVVSPR; encoded by the coding sequence ATGTCCCGCCATGTCGCGATCGTCACCGATTCAACGGCCTACCTGCCGCCGCGGACGATGGAGCGCCACGGCATCACATCGGTGCCCCTGACCGTCGTCCTCGGCGACCGGGCACTGGAAGAGGGCACCGAGATCTCCACCCGTTCCCTCGCCCAGGCGCTCCAGAAGCGCCGCCCCGTCACCACCTCACGCCCCAGCCCCGAGGTGTTCGCCGAGACCTATCGCAGGGTTGCCGAGTCCGGTGCCACCGGCATCGTTTCGCTGCATCTGTCCGCCGAGCTCTCCGGCACCTACGACGCGGCGCTCGTCGCGGCGCGCGAGGCGCCGGTGCCGGTGCGGGTCGTGGACACCGGGATGGTCGCGATGGCGCTCGGGTTCTGTGCGCTGGCCGCCGCCGAGGCGGCGGAGTCCGGCGGCACGGTGGACGAGGCGGTCACAGCCGCGGAGAAGCGGGCCGCGGGCACGTCCGCCTACTTCTACGTCGACACCCTCGACTATCTGCGCCGCGGCGGCCGGATCGGCGCCGCGCAGGCGCTGCTCGGCTCCGCCCTGGCGGTGAAGCCGCTGCTGAAGCTGGAGGGCGGCCGTATCGAACTCCTGGAGAAGGTACGGACGGCGTCGAAGGCCATCGCCCGCCTCGAAGAGATCGTGGCCGACCGGGCGGGCGGCGCTCAGGTCGACATCGCCGTCCACCATCTGTCAGCCCATGAGCGTGCGTCGGCACTGGAGGGCCGGCTGCGGGCGCGGGTGCCCGGGCTCGCCGACCTGCATGTGAGTGAGGTGGGGGCGGTGATCGGGGCGCATACCGGGCCCGGGTTGCTGGGGGTTGTGGTGTCGCCGCGGTGA
- the leuS gene encoding leucine--tRNA ligase, translating into MSETNPAAAAEVAAPHRYTAALAAEIEARWQDFWDADGTYAAPNPKGDLAGDPELAAKPKKFIMDMFPYPSGAGLHVGHPLGYIATDVFARFQRMTGHNVLHTLGFDAFGLPAEQYAVQTGTHPRVSTEANIENMKIQLRRLGLGHDKRRSFATIDPAYYKWTQWIFLRIFNSWYDDEVRRARPIADLVAQFESGERALPGARSWHELSAVERADVLSEYRLAYASDAPVNWCPGLGTVLANEEVTADGRSERGNFPVFKAKLRQWNMRITAYADRLLDDLDALDWPEAIKLQQRNWIGRSEGARVDFPVDGERITVFTTRPDTLFGATYMVLAPEHPLVEKFTPQEWPEGTHQVWTGGHATPAEAVAAYRAQAASKSDVERQAEAKDKTGVFIGAYATNPVNGEQIPVFIADYVLMGYGTGAIMAVPAHDGRDFEFARAFELPINCVVEPTDGRGTDTSAWDEAFVSYDAKIVNSTGDGVSLDGLGVVDAKARITEWLERTGIGEGTVNFRLRDWLFSRQRYWGEPFPIVYDEEGIAHALPESMLPLELPEVEDYSPRTFDPDDADTQPETPLSRNEEWVNVTLDLGDGRGPRTYRRETNTMPNWAGSCWYELRYLDPHNSEKLVDPEIERYWMGPREGQPHGGVDLYVGGAEHAVLHLLYARFWSKVLHDLGHVSSAEPFHKLFNQGMIQAYVYRDSRGIAVPAAEVEERDGAYYYQGEKVSRLLGKMGKSLKNAVTPDEIAAEYGADTLRLYEMAMGPLDVSRPWDTRAVVGQFRLLQRLWRNVVDEATGEVTVVDVDPDEDTLRALHKAIDGVRGDLEGMRFNTAIAKVTELNNHLTKAGGAVPRSVAEPLVLLVAPLAPHIAEELWRKLGHEDSVVHRDFPVADPAYVVDETVTCVVQVKGKVKARLEVSPAISEEELEKVALADEKVVAALDGAGIRKVIVRAPKLVNIVPA; encoded by the coding sequence ATGAGCGAGACGAACCCCGCTGCCGCCGCCGAGGTGGCCGCGCCGCACCGCTACACCGCGGCCCTGGCCGCGGAGATCGAGGCACGCTGGCAGGACTTCTGGGACGCCGACGGCACCTACGCGGCGCCGAACCCCAAGGGCGACCTGGCGGGCGACCCCGAACTGGCCGCCAAGCCCAAGAAGTTCATCATGGACATGTTCCCGTACCCCTCCGGTGCGGGCCTGCACGTCGGTCACCCCCTGGGCTACATCGCCACCGATGTCTTCGCCCGGTTCCAGCGCATGACCGGCCACAACGTCCTGCACACCCTGGGCTTCGACGCCTTCGGCCTGCCCGCCGAGCAGTACGCCGTGCAGACCGGCACGCACCCGCGGGTGTCCACCGAGGCCAACATCGAGAACATGAAGATCCAGCTGCGCCGGCTGGGCCTGGGCCACGACAAGCGCCGGTCGTTCGCCACGATCGACCCGGCGTACTACAAGTGGACCCAGTGGATCTTCCTGCGGATCTTCAACTCCTGGTACGACGACGAGGTGCGCAGGGCCCGCCCGATCGCGGACCTGGTCGCCCAGTTCGAGAGCGGTGAGCGCGCGCTGCCCGGCGCTCGCTCCTGGCACGAGCTGAGCGCCGTCGAGCGCGCCGACGTCCTGAGCGAGTACCGCCTGGCGTACGCCTCGGACGCACCGGTCAACTGGTGCCCCGGCCTGGGCACCGTACTGGCCAACGAGGAGGTCACCGCCGACGGCCGCTCCGAGCGCGGCAACTTCCCCGTCTTCAAGGCCAAGCTGCGCCAGTGGAACATGCGTATCACCGCCTACGCCGACCGGCTGCTGGACGACCTGGACGCGCTGGACTGGCCCGAGGCCATCAAGCTGCAGCAGCGCAACTGGATCGGCCGCTCCGAGGGCGCCCGCGTCGACTTCCCCGTAGACGGCGAGCGCATCACGGTCTTCACCACCCGCCCCGACACCCTGTTCGGCGCGACCTACATGGTGCTGGCCCCCGAGCACCCGCTGGTCGAGAAGTTCACGCCCCAGGAGTGGCCCGAGGGCACGCACCAGGTGTGGACCGGCGGCCACGCGACACCGGCCGAGGCCGTCGCCGCGTACCGCGCGCAGGCCGCCTCGAAGTCCGACGTCGAGCGGCAGGCCGAGGCCAAGGACAAGACCGGCGTCTTCATCGGCGCGTACGCGACCAACCCGGTCAACGGCGAGCAGATCCCCGTCTTCATCGCCGACTACGTGCTGATGGGCTACGGCACCGGCGCGATCATGGCCGTACCGGCGCACGACGGCCGTGACTTCGAGTTCGCGCGCGCCTTCGAGCTGCCGATCAACTGTGTGGTCGAGCCGACGGACGGCCGTGGCACGGACACCTCCGCGTGGGACGAGGCCTTCGTGTCGTACGACGCGAAGATCGTCAACTCCACCGGTGACGGTGTCTCCCTGGACGGCCTGGGTGTTGTCGACGCCAAGGCGCGCATCACCGAGTGGCTGGAGCGCACCGGCATCGGCGAGGGCACGGTCAACTTCCGGCTGCGCGACTGGCTGTTCAGCCGCCAGCGCTACTGGGGCGAGCCCTTCCCGATCGTCTACGACGAGGAGGGCATCGCCCACGCGCTGCCCGAGTCGATGCTGCCGCTGGAGCTGCCGGAGGTCGAGGACTACTCGCCGCGCACCTTCGACCCGGACGACGCCGACACCCAGCCCGAGACGCCGCTGTCGCGCAACGAGGAGTGGGTGAACGTCACCCTGGACCTGGGTGACGGGCGCGGTCCGCGCACCTACCGGCGTGAGACCAACACCATGCCCAACTGGGCCGGTTCCTGCTGGTACGAGCTGCGCTACCTGGACCCGCACAACTCCGAGAAGCTGGTCGACCCGGAGATCGAGCGGTACTGGATGGGCCCGCGCGAGGGGCAGCCGCACGGCGGTGTCGACCTGTACGTGGGCGGCGCCGAGCACGCCGTACTGCACCTGCTGTACGCGCGCTTCTGGTCCAAGGTGCTGCACGACCTGGGGCATGTGTCGTCGGCAGAGCCGTTCCACAAGCTGTTCAACCAGGGCATGATCCAGGCCTACGTCTACCGTGACAGCCGTGGCATCGCGGTGCCGGCCGCCGAGGTGGAGGAGCGCGACGGCGCGTACTACTACCAGGGCGAGAAGGTCTCCCGGCTGCTGGGCAAGATGGGCAAGTCCCTGAAGAACGCGGTCACTCCGGACGAGATCGCCGCCGAGTACGGCGCCGACACCCTGCGCCTGTACGAGATGGCGATGGGCCCGCTGGACGTCTCCCGGCCGTGGGACACGCGCGCGGTGGTCGGCCAGTTCCGGCTGCTGCAGCGGCTGTGGCGCAACGTCGTCGACGAGGCGACCGGTGAGGTCACCGTCGTCGACGTGGACCCCGACGAGGACACCCTGCGCGCCCTGCACAAGGCCATCGACGGGGTGCGCGGTGACCTGGAGGGCATGCGGTTCAACACCGCCATCGCCAAGGTCACCGAGCTGAACAACCACCTGACCAAGGCCGGAGGTGCGGTGCCGCGGTCGGTCGCCGAGCCGCTGGTGCTGCTGGTCGCGCCGCTGGCCCCGCACATCGCCGAGGAGCTGTGGCGCAAGCTGGGCCATGAGGACTCGGTGGTGCACCGGGACTTCCCGGTCGCCGACCCCGCGTACGTCGTGGACGAGACCGTGACCTGCGTGGTCCAGGTCAAGGGCAAGGTCAAGGCACGCCTGGAGGTCTCGCCGGCCATCTCCGAGGAGGAGCTGGAGAAGGTCGCGCTGGCGGACGAGAAGGTCGTCGCGGCGCTGGACGGCGCCGGGATCCGGAAGGTGATCGTGCGGGCGCCGAAGCTGGTGAACATCGTTCCCGCGTAG
- a CDS encoding ComEC/Rec2 family competence protein produces the protein MHTASGNRLGAAHPRQEGPTDLRLVPPALAAWATAALALDAPPEWITGITGVCLVAAGVLVAIRRRWSRISVAAVLLCVAAGAASAGLHGADLRRGPVPGLAREYATVTAEVEVTADPRLTRPRIRGNHAAPSAVLIGADVRHVEKADGTAVKTRAPVLLIVDAGPRPTAEGPKASPWLRLLPSTRLRVTARLAPALVGGDRVAAVVRVRDQAVPQVVGEPSAAQRFAGRLRAGLREATDGLPADARALLPGLVVGDTARITPELDEAFKETDLAHTLAVSGSNLTIILALLIGPPGLAQRVERRGLAPRLGIPLRTTALFGGALTLGFVVVCRPDPSVLRAAACGAVVLLALATGRRRSLIPALATAVLLLVLYDPWLARSYGFLLSVLATGALLTLAPRWSTALQRRRVPPRLAEALAAAAAAQALCAPVVAVLSARVSLVAVPCNLLVEFAVAPATVLGFAALATAPVAMPVAEALAWCASWPTGWIADVARTGAALPGAGVDWPGSWTGAALLALVTVVVLLVGRRLLRHPWWCGACGVLLLLAVVQPPPLARVVTGWPPPGWRMAMCDVGQGDALVLAAGEGAGVVVDAGPDPRLADRCLRTLGITRVPLVILTHFHADHVAGLPGVLHGRAVGAIQTTGLEEPEDQAEFVGREAAARHIPVTRAVAGEQRRSGALSWQVVWPPPHAASVPDAEGPNDASVSLLVRSAGLRLLLLGDLEPPSQQALLRSPAGAWLRGVDVLKVAHHGSAYQEPELIRRVAPRLALISCGRDNPYGHPAPGTVAALRAQGAVVLRTDEDGALAVAGTGGELLVARD, from the coding sequence GTGCACACCGCCTCCGGCAACCGGCTCGGCGCTGCCCACCCCCGACAGGAAGGACCGACGGACCTACGACTCGTTCCGCCCGCGCTCGCTGCCTGGGCGACGGCCGCGCTGGCGCTGGACGCGCCGCCGGAGTGGATCACCGGCATCACGGGAGTGTGCCTGGTCGCGGCGGGTGTGCTGGTGGCGATACGGCGACGATGGTCCCGCATCTCGGTCGCCGCGGTCCTCCTCTGTGTCGCGGCGGGCGCGGCCTCCGCCGGGCTGCACGGGGCCGATCTGCGGCGCGGGCCGGTGCCCGGGCTGGCGCGGGAGTACGCGACCGTGACGGCCGAGGTCGAGGTGACCGCCGATCCCCGGCTCACCCGGCCCCGGATCAGAGGGAACCACGCGGCGCCGAGTGCCGTGCTGATCGGCGCGGACGTGCGACACGTCGAGAAGGCGGACGGGACGGCGGTGAAGACGCGGGCACCGGTGCTGTTGATCGTCGACGCGGGGCCACGCCCCACCGCCGAGGGACCGAAGGCCTCGCCGTGGCTCCGGCTGCTGCCCTCCACACGGCTGCGCGTCACCGCACGGCTGGCCCCTGCCCTGGTGGGCGGGGACCGGGTCGCCGCCGTGGTGCGGGTGCGGGACCAGGCGGTGCCGCAGGTGGTGGGGGAGCCGTCGGCGGCGCAGCGGTTCGCGGGGCGACTGCGGGCCGGGCTGCGGGAGGCCACGGACGGGTTGCCGGCGGATGCGCGGGCGCTGTTGCCGGGGCTGGTCGTCGGGGACACCGCACGGATCACTCCGGAGCTGGACGAGGCCTTCAAGGAGACCGACCTCGCGCACACGCTCGCCGTCTCCGGAAGCAACCTCACGATCATCCTCGCCCTGCTCATCGGACCGCCCGGCCTGGCCCAGCGCGTCGAGCGGCGCGGACTCGCGCCCCGCCTCGGCATCCCGCTGCGGACGACCGCGCTGTTCGGCGGCGCGCTCACGCTCGGGTTCGTCGTGGTCTGCCGGCCTGACCCGAGCGTGCTGCGGGCCGCGGCCTGCGGGGCGGTCGTGCTGCTCGCCCTCGCGACGGGACGCCGCAGATCGCTGATCCCGGCGCTGGCGACGGCCGTCCTGCTGCTGGTGCTGTACGACCCGTGGCTGGCCAGGAGTTATGGCTTTCTGCTGTCCGTGCTGGCCACCGGCGCCCTGCTCACGCTCGCGCCCCGCTGGAGCACCGCGCTGCAACGACGCCGGGTCCCGCCGCGGCTCGCCGAGGCGCTGGCCGCGGCTGCCGCCGCTCAAGCGCTGTGTGCGCCGGTCGTCGCGGTGCTGTCGGCACGGGTGAGCCTGGTGGCGGTGCCGTGCAACCTGCTGGTGGAGTTCGCGGTCGCACCCGCGACGGTGCTGGGCTTCGCCGCGCTGGCGACGGCGCCGGTGGCGATGCCGGTGGCCGAGGCGCTGGCGTGGTGCGCGAGTTGGCCGACCGGATGGATCGCGGACGTGGCCCGTACCGGGGCGGCGCTGCCCGGGGCGGGCGTGGACTGGCCGGGCAGCTGGACCGGGGCAGCGCTGCTGGCGCTCGTCACGGTGGTGGTCCTGCTGGTCGGCCGCCGGCTGCTGCGGCATCCCTGGTGGTGCGGAGCCTGTGGGGTGCTGCTTCTGCTGGCAGTTGTGCAGCCGCCGCCGCTGGCCAGGGTGGTCACGGGGTGGCCGCCGCCGGGCTGGCGGATGGCGATGTGCGATGTGGGACAAGGGGACGCGCTGGTGCTCGCGGCGGGTGAGGGCGCCGGCGTGGTCGTGGACGCCGGGCCGGATCCTCGGCTGGCCGACCGCTGTCTTCGCACACTCGGCATCACGCGGGTTCCGCTGGTGATCCTGACCCATTTCCACGCGGATCATGTGGCCGGTCTGCCCGGGGTGCTGCACGGGCGCGCGGTAGGTGCGATCCAGACGACGGGACTCGAAGAGCCGGAGGACCAGGCGGAGTTCGTAGGGAGAGAGGCCGCAGCCCGGCACATTCCGGTGACGAGAGCCGTCGCCGGGGAACAGCGGCGCAGCGGGGCGCTCAGCTGGCAGGTCGTCTGGCCGCCACCGCATGCGGCGTCGGTGCCGGACGCGGAGGGGCCGAACGACGCCAGTGTCAGCCTGCTCGTCCGGTCGGCGGGGCTGCGGCTCCTGCTGCTCGGGGACCTCGAACCTCCGTCCCAGCAGGCGCTGCTGAGGTCACCGGCGGGGGCGTGGCTGCGCGGCGTGGACGTGCTCAAGGTGGCCCACCATGGCTCCGCCTATCAGGAGCCGGAGCTGATACGCCGGGTCGCGCCGCGACTGGCGTTGATCTCCTGCGGTCGGGACAACCCGTACGGGCACCCCGCCCCCGGTACGGTCGCGGCGCTGCGGGCGCAGGGAGCGGTGGTGCTGCGCACGGACGAGGACGGGGCCCTGGCTGTCGCGGGTACGGGCGGAGAGCTGCTCGTGGCGCGAGACTGA
- a CDS encoding cytochrome b/b6 domain-containing protein has protein sequence MNPRRSNSSLPQTGRSAYGVVSAVFLLAIPLVVVYGGFWLQDLLNFAAGVVSLVLLTCSVIWGLVAQDRMILNTRQRIIAQGIHRVTAVGSIAFLLLHIGVKLALDHVGWIAVFIPFGLVFAGGDEIPGSAALIGLGTLAGQLMIFVGITGALRNQFASPAPIAARWRAMHMLAYPAWCAGLLHGLYSGRPVQSPVFTVMYALCVLGVMAALALRAAPRPFKRQVMDKAAAIIGTEEKPGRENLEESRARVAGGATLPGYERADATGPQPRMTPGMAPRTAPLYEQPAPEPVNGFAAAYRAVTPPRPQQPYAADQTARMELPLDMQATEAIPRVDSGGSTSGSWPIPSPPPVGEAPPSAYDPLTDTGYNIPAYDNSGTGGYGQSDVYDTGETNTLYGTYNPDDTYNSGPANEPTPGDSYDFDSPGPGEPWNTPSGGYR, from the coding sequence ATGAACCCTCGTCGTAGTAACAGCTCGCTCCCCCAGACAGGCCGGTCGGCCTACGGGGTGGTGTCGGCTGTCTTTCTGCTGGCCATACCCCTCGTCGTGGTGTACGGGGGCTTCTGGCTCCAGGACCTCCTCAACTTCGCGGCGGGCGTGGTGTCGCTCGTCCTGCTCACCTGCTCCGTGATCTGGGGCCTCGTCGCCCAGGACCGGATGATCCTCAACACCAGGCAGCGGATCATCGCGCAGGGCATCCACCGGGTGACCGCCGTGGGCTCGATCGCGTTCCTGCTGCTGCACATCGGAGTCAAGCTGGCGCTCGACCACGTCGGCTGGATCGCCGTGTTCATCCCCTTCGGCCTGGTGTTCGCCGGCGGCGACGAAATCCCGGGCAGCGCCGCCCTCATCGGCCTCGGCACACTGGCCGGCCAGCTCATGATCTTCGTGGGGATCACCGGCGCGCTGCGCAACCAGTTCGCGTCCCCGGCACCGATCGCCGCCCGCTGGCGGGCGATGCACATGTTGGCCTATCCGGCCTGGTGCGCCGGACTGCTGCACGGCCTGTACTCGGGACGCCCGGTGCAGAGCCCGGTCTTCACCGTCATGTACGCGCTCTGCGTGCTCGGCGTCATGGCGGCCCTCGCTCTGCGCGCGGCACCGCGCCCGTTCAAGCGCCAGGTCATGGACAAGGCCGCCGCGATCATCGGCACCGAGGAGAAGCCGGGCCGCGAGAACCTGGAGGAGAGCCGCGCCCGGGTCGCGGGCGGCGCCACCCTGCCCGGCTACGAGCGGGCCGACGCGACGGGCCCCCAGCCGCGTATGACACCCGGTATGGCACCCCGTACGGCGCCGCTGTACGAGCAGCCCGCCCCGGAGCCCGTGAACGGCTTCGCGGCCGCCTACCGCGCCGTCACGCCCCCGCGCCCCCAGCAGCCGTACGCGGCCGACCAGACCGCCCGCATGGAGCTGCCGCTGGACATGCAGGCCACGGAGGCGATCCCGCGCGTCGACAGCGGCGGCAGCACCTCGGGCAGCTGGCCGATCCCGTCACCGCCGCCCGTCGGCGAGGCGCCCCCATCGGCGTACGACCCGCTCACCGACACGGGATACAACATCCCGGCCTACGACAATTCGGGCACCGGCGGGTACGGCCAGAGTGATGTGTACGACACCGGTGAGACGAACACCCTCTACGGCACGTACAACCCCGATGACACGTACAACAGCGGTCCCGCCAATGAACCAACGCCCGGCGATTCGTACGACTTCGACTCACCGGGTCCGGGCGAACCTTGGAACACGCCTTCCGGAGGCTATAGGTGA
- a CDS encoding ComEA family DNA-binding protein: MALRSRSRTATVSSGPGRGPASDSRTRHRRLHSRSRARHSYASAEELRRRAEVLFAERAVRRRESGEVTAGRDAGVGAPDVPYAEPHIPYADMDVGDDVPPAGGGAGDHAPPAAADVDAGAQARQGARAWRGRVGPVLRERMPVWLQARCGLERRSVVALTALLVVAAAFAVQHFWTGRTQPVRPPEVVQAAAPFAEAAQAEGEPSKAPGGPTAGGTAAAEIVVDVSGKVREPGIQRLPAGSRVVDALRAAGGVRPGTNTDGLNRARFLVDGEQVIVGGPGAGSGSGPVSGGTAAGGPVGSAAGAAPTAPVSLNTATVEQLETLPGVGPVLAQHIIDYRTQHGGFRSVDQLREVNGIGDRRFADLRDLVQP, translated from the coding sequence ATGGCACTTCGATCACGTTCACGCACAGCGACCGTAAGCAGCGGCCCGGGCCGCGGCCCCGCCTCCGACAGCCGCACCCGCCATCGCCGCCTACACTCCCGAAGCCGGGCCCGACACTCATACGCATCGGCGGAAGAACTCCGCCGTCGTGCGGAGGTTCTCTTCGCCGAACGGGCTGTTCGGCGGCGGGAGTCGGGAGAGGTGACGGCGGGTCGGGACGCGGGCGTGGGCGCCCCTGATGTCCCGTATGCCGAACCTCACATCCCGTACGCCGACATGGATGTCGGCGACGATGTGCCGCCCGCCGGCGGAGGAGCCGGCGACCATGCCCCGCCCGCCGCCGCGGACGTCGATGCCGGTGCCCAGGCCCGGCAGGGCGCGAGGGCTTGGCGAGGGCGGGTCGGGCCGGTGTTGCGGGAGCGGATGCCCGTGTGGCTGCAGGCGCGGTGCGGGCTGGAGCGCAGGAGCGTGGTCGCACTCACCGCGCTGCTGGTCGTCGCCGCGGCCTTCGCCGTGCAGCACTTCTGGACCGGTCGGACCCAGCCCGTGCGCCCGCCCGAGGTCGTACAGGCGGCGGCTCCGTTCGCGGAAGCAGCGCAAGCGGAAGGCGAGCCGAGCAAGGCTCCCGGCGGCCCCACCGCCGGAGGGACCGCGGCGGCCGAGATCGTGGTGGACGTCAGCGGTAAGGTCCGGGAGCCGGGGATCCAGCGGCTGCCCGCGGGTTCGCGGGTCGTCGACGCACTCCGTGCGGCCGGCGGGGTGCGTCCCGGGACGAACACCGACGGTCTCAACCGCGCCCGCTTCCTCGTGGACGGGGAGCAGGTCATCGTCGGCGGTCCCGGCGCAGGCTCGGGCTCCGGTCCGGTCTCGGGCGGTACGGCGGCAGGCGGCCCGGTCGGCTCGGCTGCGGGGGCGGCTCCCACGGCTCCGGTCTCGCTCAACACCGCAACCGTGGAACAGCTCGAAACCCTGCCGGGCGTGGGACCGGTGCTGGCGCAGCACATCATCGACTACCGCACCCAGCACGGCGGCTTCCGCTCGGTGGACCAACTGCGCGAGGTGAACGGCATCGGCGACCGCCGCTTCGCCGATCTACGGGATCTCGTACAGCCATGA